The DNA window TGCCGGGCAGGAACTGGCAATGATGTTCTCCCGACCTTCTCTGAGAAGCGCCGCATGCTCAATGGCCACTTGCTCCGCCGCCTCCGCTGTTTCACGAACCTCATTGAAGCCCAATTTTTTTAAGGCAGCAACGACCTGGTCTGGGCGTACCGCCGGAAACGAAGCGACAAAAGAAGGAGCCAGGCTGGCCACCACGAATTCACCCTGGTCGAAATATTCCTGGACAATGGGACGATCATTCTGAATTTTTTTCGCTCCCTGAGGACAAATGAGGGCACACTGACCGTCTTTTATACAACGTTCATCGACAATTTCAGCATGACCCATATTCAACCGAATCGCCTTCACTGGGCAATGTCTAATACACTTATAACAATCCCGGCAACTGGTTTTTTCAGTGGTAATTACACCCAAGCTTTAACCCTCCTGCGAACTTTGCCTCACAAATTCGTTGAAAATGTTCCGGAAGTTGTCCTGAGTCACACCGGTAACCATTTTCCCCCCCACATCGACAGTCACACCCTCTTCGCTGCATTTTCCCAAACAGAAGGTGCCTTTGAGGACGATTTTCTCGCGCAGTCTCTGCTCTTCAATCGTTTCCTCAAAAAGTCTGATGATGTTATAGGCTCCTTTTAAGTGACAAGAGCTGCCCACACATACGGATACCGTTTTCATCGATCGTCTCCCTTGTAAACATAATGCAGATGCAGGCATTCGTTGGCACGTTGATGCGGATAAGCTCCAATGGGAATTTCAATCTCGGTTCTTCCCTTGCGCCTCGCATCATACCTGCCCTGGCCTTTTGTGTTCTGACTCCTGTGTTTTCCAGATCCTCGCATCCATCGGTAAGCCAATCGTGGTTCCCCTTGTAAAATCTCCGTAGTATACCATACCCGCGAAGCTCTGTCCGTGAACCAAGAGAAAAGCAACTCCAGAGAAAATAAAGGATAAAATGCCGGCATGTCCGCTCCTGTTTATCCTTTATATACTAAGTACCCATACTTCCGGTACATCCGGAAGATTACCGGCATTTAGGAAAAAAGAGCTGGAATTCAATCGTTTAACGCAAGGAAAGCAAGAAAGGAAAGGGTCGACTTCGTTCAATTCGAAAGCAAGATGCCTGGTTTTATAATGCATGGGAACAATCACTCGGGGCGCGAGCACTTCCACCAAGGCCACGGCCTCCCGGAGGGAAAGAGTGTAAATTTCTCCTACGGGAACCAGGAGCAGATCAACCGGTTTCCCTTGTTCGATGATCTGACTATTTGGCAGAAACCCTAAGTCTCCGCAATGCAGTAGACTCAAACCGTCGACTTGAATACGATAAACAATGTTACTTCCCCGCTGCTTTCCCTGTTTCGCGTCATGATAGCTCGGAAAACCTGCAATGGAAAATTCTCCAATCGAATACACTCCTATTTGATCGATGATAACCGGTTTACCCTGGACCAGGGATGTGTGGTTATGATCGAAGTGCTGGTGACTGACCAGCACGACAGATGCTTTCACCGTAGGCAGAGGATAGCCGACAGTTGCGTCGAAAGGGTCGATCACCAGATGTTGGCCGCTGTTTGCCGAGAACTGAAAAAAAGAGTGTCCAAACCATTGTAGCCGCACGATAACCGTCTCCTTGTCAAAGCCTACAACCACTCCCCGTCCTAAATAACCGCGTTTCAGCCTATTCCATTCCCCTGACCAAGCTCTGCGCTCCCTCCGGCTTTATCTTGCCCGATTGGACGAGGACAAGCTCTTCATATAACCTATCAAGACCAGCCAAGTACAACGTAACGGTTTTGTTCTGATAAAGGGGATCACTCTTTTCGGAAAGCCATGATACGTGCCGCCAGTCTTCCGTTCCGGGAATCGGTGAATAAAGAGACAATTTTGGATGAAGGCCCATACGGAGGACCGTGTCCAGAGTTGAACGGTATTCGTTCTCCATTATCCCTGGCAATCCAAAAAGAAGATAAACACCGATTTCTTTTCTTTCATATCCGGCGTATAAAAGCGCGTCCACCGCATCGGTAAAAACGTTCAAATCCACTTTTTCCTGTGATTTTTTCAAGACCGGTTCTTGGATCCCTTCCAAGCTGATCCTAATCGTCCGTACTCCAGCCTCGCGCATCAACCGGGCAATCTCTGGTGTGATGTAGCGCGCGTGGATGGAGTTCGGTAAATGAAGGCGGAATTTGAGGCCCTTTGACAAAACTTGCTCCAGCAAGGGTACAAAACATCGCTCGGCATGGAACAATAAAGCATCGTCGTAAAACGCGATATCCTGGATTCCCCGGCCCTGAACCAGCGCCCGGATTTCCTCGTAAACATCAATCGGGTCTCTCTGCCAAAAGTTGGGAAGCAACCGACCGGAAGCGCAATACGAGCAACGGAATGGACAGCCGATCGAGGTGGTGACAACAGCATAATAGGGATCGGAATAAAGGTCAAATGCTGGATGGACAGAAAAAAAATCTTCATAGCCGGAAACATTAAGGTTTATGCCAAGCTGACTTTCCAGTCTTTCACACATCAGCAGTGGATCGCTCGTTTCAATCACT is part of the Atribacteraceae bacterium genome and encodes:
- a CDS encoding (2Fe-2S) ferredoxin domain-containing protein; translated protein: MKTVSVCVGSSCHLKGAYNIIRLFEETIEEQRLREKIVLKGTFCLGKCSEEGVTVDVGGKMVTGVTQDNFRNIFNEFVRQSSQEG
- a CDS encoding MBL fold metallo-hydrolase, producing MRLQWFGHSFFQFSANSGQHLVIDPFDATVGYPLPTVKASVVLVSHQHFDHNHTSLVQGKPVIIDQIGVYSIGEFSIAGFPSYHDAKQGKQRGSNIVYRIQVDGLSLLHCGDLGFLPNSQIIEQGKPVDLLLVPVGEIYTLSLREAVALVEVLAPRVIVPMHYKTRHLAFELNEVDPFLSCFPCVKRLNSSSFFLNAGNLPDVPEVWVLSI
- a CDS encoding B12-binding domain-containing radical SAM protein, translated to MKNILLINPWIYDFTAYDLWSKPLGLLYLGAHLRKQGCRIFLLDCLDRQSDLANPGIKRGSRVLRDYGCGNYQKTRLPKPDLLNMIPRYWGRYGITFAQVVNHLKSLPKPQAIMITCGMTYWYPGAVAMQRITSLLWPRVPIFLGGVFAALCPDFARQFGFFEVIETSDPLLMCERLESQLGINLNVSGYEDFFSVHPAFDLYSDPYYAVVTTSIGCPFRCSYCASGRLLPNFWQRDPIDVYEEIRALVQGRGIQDIAFYDDALLFHAERCFVPLLEQVLSKGLKFRLHLPNSIHARYITPEIARLMREAGVRTIRISLEGIQEPVLKKSQEKVDLNVFTDAVDALLYAGYERKEIGVYLLFGLPGIMENEYRSTLDTVLRMGLHPKLSLYSPIPGTEDWRHVSWLSEKSDPLYQNKTVTLYLAGLDRLYEELVLVQSGKIKPEGAQSLVRGME